One Tripterygium wilfordii isolate XIE 37 chromosome 10, ASM1340144v1, whole genome shotgun sequence DNA segment encodes these proteins:
- the LOC120006954 gene encoding desmethylxanthohumol 6'-O-methyltransferase-like — protein MESVEGETLLRGQAQVWQLMFGFADSMSLKSAVELRIPDIIHSHAAPISLSKIASGIDSCHVDLAYLERIMRYLVRKQVFSANQQTNDGETLYGMTHISKWLLSNSELSLSPLVTTVNHPLHLASWHYLGECIKQTGSIPFKKAHGSELWEFASKNPEFNKSFNDAMACTAKITTKALLSHYKDGFSDVKSLVDVGGGTGGFLVEILRGFPHINGFNLDLPHVIAMAPQHAGISHVGGDMFEAIPKADAILMKRVLHDWGDEDCVKILKNCRKALPEKMGKLIVVEAVLQLDSINSNGSMGFAFDMAMFAYTTGGKERTELEWKKLLEEGGFTCYKIIKIPDMLSIIEAYTE, from the exons ATGGAATCAGTAGAAGGGGAGACCTTGCTCAGAGGCCAAGCACAAGTATGGCAACTCATGTTTGGGTTTGCAGACTCTATGTCGCTCAAGTCTGCTGTAGAGCTTCGAATACCTGACATAATACACTCACATGCTGCTCCAATCTCCTTGTCCAAAATTGCTTCAG GTATTGATTCATGCCATGTTGATCTTGCATACCTAGAGCGTATAATGAGATATCTAGTCAGGAAACAAGTTTTCAGTGCAAATCAACAAACAAATGATGGAGAGACACTCTATGGAATGACCCACATATCAAAATGGTTGTTAAGTAACTCAGAACTAAGTCTCAGTCCACTAGTAACCACAGTGAATCATCCATTGCACCTAGCATCATGGCATTACCTTGGAGAATGCATAAAACAAACTGGATCAATCCCTTTCAAGAAGGCTCATGGAAGTGAGTTGTGGGAATTTGCTTCTAAAAACCCAGAATTCAACAAGTCTTTCAACGATGCCATGGCATGTACAGCCAAGATTACTACAAAGGCACTACTTTCACACTACAAAGATGGATTTAGTGATGTAAAGAGTTTGGTCGATGTGGGAGGAGGGACTGGAGGGTTCCTAGTTGAGATTTTGAGGGGTTTTCCTCACATCAATGGCTTTAATTTGGATTTGCCTCACGTTATTGCAATGGCACCACAACATGCAGGGATTTCACATGTTGGAGGTGACATGTTTGAGGCCATACCCAAAGCTGATGCAATCTTGATGAAG AGGGTATTGCATGATTGGGGAGATGAAGATTGTGTGAAGATACTGAAAAATTGTCGAAAAGCGTTACCGGAGAAAATGGGGAAGCTTATTGTGGTGGAAGCTGTTTTACAACTAGATAGTATTAATAGTAATGGAAGTATGGGTTTTGCATTTGATATGGCTATGTTTGCGTATACCACTGGCGGAAAGGAGAGGACTGAGCTTGAATGGAAGAAGTTATTAGAGGAAGGAGGTTTCACTTGctacaaaatcatcaaaattccAGATATGCTATCAATCATTGAGGCCTATACAGAGTGA
- the LOC120007087 gene encoding ELMO domain-containing protein A-like isoform X2, whose protein sequence is MGDDWFLHCHFWKERGDKTKPPNDSFSASPPLKSLIFLCMQNPSENKRKMSFVFFPSFFLVQFWSHSLRFAQKNSTHIPKVDEDEVYWRQEKDDEELEWTHKSTPVILQFVQCFRGLFTRSNNKRTKKFSDYPLSPLQEQRLQKLHERLQMPFDETSTDHQEALRALWNAAFPNVFLKGLISEQWKEMGWQGSNPSTDFRGCGFISLENLLFFARTYPASFRRLLFKEDGMRATWEYPFAAAGINVTFMLIQMLDLSSAKPRCLPGINFVKLLEEDEAAFDVLYCIAFEMMDAQWLAMRASYMEFNEVLQATRTQLERELSLEDIHQMQDLPAYNLLYN, encoded by the exons ATGGGGGATGACTGGTTTTTACATTGTCATTTTTGGAAAGAGAGAGGGGACAAAACTAAACCTCCAAACGACTCCTTCTCAGCTTCCCCACCTCTAAAATCACTAATTTTTCTATGTATGCAAAATCCAtctgaaaacaaaagaaaaatgtcattCGTCTTCTTTCCCTccttctttctggttcaattctGGTCCCACTCACTCCGTTTTGCACAGAAAAACTCCACCCATATTCCAAAA GTTGATGAGGATGAAGTTTATTGGAGACAAGAGAAGGACGATGAGGAGTTGGAGTGGACACATAAATCAACTCCTGTGATATTGCAGTTCGTTCAATGTTTTA GAGGGCTCTTTACCCGGTCAAACAATAAACGCACCAAGAAGTTTTCCGACTATCCTTTGAGTCCTCTTCAG GaacaaagacttcaaaagcttCATGAGCGATTACAGATGCCCTTTGATGAGACTAGCACTGATCATCAA GAAGCTCTTAGAGCATTGTGGAATGCTGCTTTCCCGAATGTTTTCCTAAAAGGCTTGATCTCTGAACAGTGGAAAGAGATGGGTTGGCAAGGTTCTAATCCTTCAACTGACTTTAG GGGTTGTGGGTTTATATCCCTTGAGAACTTGCTCTTTTTTGCCAGAACTTACCCG GCATCTTTTCGTAGGTTACTATTCAAGGAAGATGGGATGCGGGCAACTTGGGAATATCCATTTGCTGCTGCTGGCATCAATGTAACATTTATGTTGATTCAGATGTTGGATCTATCCTCAG CAAAGCCAAGATGCCTGCCCGGAATCAATTTTGTTAAATTATTAGAAG AAGACGAAGCAGCCTTCGATGTACTATACTGTATAGCTTTTGAAATGATGGACGCTCAGTGGCTTGCTATGCGTGCTTCTTATATGGAGTTTAAC GAGGTCTTGCAAGCAACGAGGACACAATTGGAGAGAGAGCTGTCTTTAGAAGATATTCATCAAATGCAAGATTTACCTGCATACAACCTCTTGTACAATTAG
- the LOC120007087 gene encoding ELMO domain-containing protein A-like isoform X1, whose amino-acid sequence MGDDWFLHCHFWKERGDKTKPPNDSFSASPPLKSLIFLCMQNPSENKRKMSFVFFPSFFLVQFWSHSLRFAQKNSTHIPKVDEDEVYWRQEKDDEELEWTHKSTPVILQFVQCFTNAMVGQRSTIGGLFTRSNNKRTKKFSDYPLSPLQEQRLQKLHERLQMPFDETSTDHQEALRALWNAAFPNVFLKGLISEQWKEMGWQGSNPSTDFRGCGFISLENLLFFARTYPASFRRLLFKEDGMRATWEYPFAAAGINVTFMLIQMLDLSSAKPRCLPGINFVKLLEEDEAAFDVLYCIAFEMMDAQWLAMRASYMEFNEVLQATRTQLERELSLEDIHQMQDLPAYNLLYN is encoded by the exons ATGGGGGATGACTGGTTTTTACATTGTCATTTTTGGAAAGAGAGAGGGGACAAAACTAAACCTCCAAACGACTCCTTCTCAGCTTCCCCACCTCTAAAATCACTAATTTTTCTATGTATGCAAAATCCAtctgaaaacaaaagaaaaatgtcattCGTCTTCTTTCCCTccttctttctggttcaattctGGTCCCACTCACTCCGTTTTGCACAGAAAAACTCCACCCATATTCCAAAA GTTGATGAGGATGAAGTTTATTGGAGACAAGAGAAGGACGATGAGGAGTTGGAGTGGACACATAAATCAACTCCTGTGATATTGCAGTTCGTTCAATGTTTTA CTAATGCTATGGTTGGACAACGATCTACGATAGGAGGGCTCTTTACCCGGTCAAACAATAAACGCACCAAGAAGTTTTCCGACTATCCTTTGAGTCCTCTTCAG GaacaaagacttcaaaagcttCATGAGCGATTACAGATGCCCTTTGATGAGACTAGCACTGATCATCAA GAAGCTCTTAGAGCATTGTGGAATGCTGCTTTCCCGAATGTTTTCCTAAAAGGCTTGATCTCTGAACAGTGGAAAGAGATGGGTTGGCAAGGTTCTAATCCTTCAACTGACTTTAG GGGTTGTGGGTTTATATCCCTTGAGAACTTGCTCTTTTTTGCCAGAACTTACCCG GCATCTTTTCGTAGGTTACTATTCAAGGAAGATGGGATGCGGGCAACTTGGGAATATCCATTTGCTGCTGCTGGCATCAATGTAACATTTATGTTGATTCAGATGTTGGATCTATCCTCAG CAAAGCCAAGATGCCTGCCCGGAATCAATTTTGTTAAATTATTAGAAG AAGACGAAGCAGCCTTCGATGTACTATACTGTATAGCTTTTGAAATGATGGACGCTCAGTGGCTTGCTATGCGTGCTTCTTATATGGAGTTTAAC GAGGTCTTGCAAGCAACGAGGACACAATTGGAGAGAGAGCTGTCTTTAGAAGATATTCATCAAATGCAAGATTTACCTGCATACAACCTCTTGTACAATTAG
- the LOC120007087 gene encoding ELMO domain-containing protein A-like isoform X3: MGDDWFLHCHFWKERGDKTKPPNDSFSASPPLKSLIFLCMQNPSENKRKMSFVFFPSFFLVQFWSHSLRFAQKNSTHIPKVDEDEVYWRQEKDDEELEWTHKSTPVILQFVQCFTNAMVGQRSTIGGLFTRSNNKRTKKFSDYPLSPLQEQRLQKLHERLQMPFDETSTDHQEALRALWNAAFPNVFLKGLISEQWKEMGWQGSNPSTDFRLLFKEDGMRATWEYPFAAAGINVTFMLIQMLDLSSAKPRCLPGINFVKLLEEDEAAFDVLYCIAFEMMDAQWLAMRASYMEFNEVLQATRTQLERELSLEDIHQMQDLPAYNLLYN, translated from the exons ATGGGGGATGACTGGTTTTTACATTGTCATTTTTGGAAAGAGAGAGGGGACAAAACTAAACCTCCAAACGACTCCTTCTCAGCTTCCCCACCTCTAAAATCACTAATTTTTCTATGTATGCAAAATCCAtctgaaaacaaaagaaaaatgtcattCGTCTTCTTTCCCTccttctttctggttcaattctGGTCCCACTCACTCCGTTTTGCACAGAAAAACTCCACCCATATTCCAAAA GTTGATGAGGATGAAGTTTATTGGAGACAAGAGAAGGACGATGAGGAGTTGGAGTGGACACATAAATCAACTCCTGTGATATTGCAGTTCGTTCAATGTTTTA CTAATGCTATGGTTGGACAACGATCTACGATAGGAGGGCTCTTTACCCGGTCAAACAATAAACGCACCAAGAAGTTTTCCGACTATCCTTTGAGTCCTCTTCAG GaacaaagacttcaaaagcttCATGAGCGATTACAGATGCCCTTTGATGAGACTAGCACTGATCATCAA GAAGCTCTTAGAGCATTGTGGAATGCTGCTTTCCCGAATGTTTTCCTAAAAGGCTTGATCTCTGAACAGTGGAAAGAGATGGGTTGGCAAGGTTCTAATCCTTCAACTGACTTTAG GTTACTATTCAAGGAAGATGGGATGCGGGCAACTTGGGAATATCCATTTGCTGCTGCTGGCATCAATGTAACATTTATGTTGATTCAGATGTTGGATCTATCCTCAG CAAAGCCAAGATGCCTGCCCGGAATCAATTTTGTTAAATTATTAGAAG AAGACGAAGCAGCCTTCGATGTACTATACTGTATAGCTTTTGAAATGATGGACGCTCAGTGGCTTGCTATGCGTGCTTCTTATATGGAGTTTAAC GAGGTCTTGCAAGCAACGAGGACACAATTGGAGAGAGAGCTGTCTTTAGAAGATATTCATCAAATGCAAGATTTACCTGCATACAACCTCTTGTACAATTAG
- the LOC120007087 gene encoding ELMO domain-containing protein A-like isoform X4 translates to MRLRKRRQRFSSCSSLHRVDEDEVYWRQEKDDEELEWTHKSTPVILQFVQCFTNAMVGQRSTIGGLFTRSNNKRTKKFSDYPLSPLQEQRLQKLHERLQMPFDETSTDHQEALRALWNAAFPNVFLKGLISEQWKEMGWQGSNPSTDFRGCGFISLENLLFFARTYPASFRRLLFKEDGMRATWEYPFAAAGINVTFMLIQMLDLSSAKPRCLPGINFVKLLEEDEAAFDVLYCIAFEMMDAQWLAMRASYMEFNEVLQATRTQLERELSLEDIHQMQDLPAYNLLYN, encoded by the exons ATGAGATTGAGGAAACGGAGACAACGCTTCTCTTCTTGCTCTTCCCTTCACAGG GTTGATGAGGATGAAGTTTATTGGAGACAAGAGAAGGACGATGAGGAGTTGGAGTGGACACATAAATCAACTCCTGTGATATTGCAGTTCGTTCAATGTTTTA CTAATGCTATGGTTGGACAACGATCTACGATAGGAGGGCTCTTTACCCGGTCAAACAATAAACGCACCAAGAAGTTTTCCGACTATCCTTTGAGTCCTCTTCAG GaacaaagacttcaaaagcttCATGAGCGATTACAGATGCCCTTTGATGAGACTAGCACTGATCATCAA GAAGCTCTTAGAGCATTGTGGAATGCTGCTTTCCCGAATGTTTTCCTAAAAGGCTTGATCTCTGAACAGTGGAAAGAGATGGGTTGGCAAGGTTCTAATCCTTCAACTGACTTTAG GGGTTGTGGGTTTATATCCCTTGAGAACTTGCTCTTTTTTGCCAGAACTTACCCG GCATCTTTTCGTAGGTTACTATTCAAGGAAGATGGGATGCGGGCAACTTGGGAATATCCATTTGCTGCTGCTGGCATCAATGTAACATTTATGTTGATTCAGATGTTGGATCTATCCTCAG CAAAGCCAAGATGCCTGCCCGGAATCAATTTTGTTAAATTATTAGAAG AAGACGAAGCAGCCTTCGATGTACTATACTGTATAGCTTTTGAAATGATGGACGCTCAGTGGCTTGCTATGCGTGCTTCTTATATGGAGTTTAAC GAGGTCTTGCAAGCAACGAGGACACAATTGGAGAGAGAGCTGTCTTTAGAAGATATTCATCAAATGCAAGATTTACCTGCATACAACCTCTTGTACAATTAG
- the LOC120007087 gene encoding ELMO domain-containing protein A-like isoform X6, protein MVGQRSTIGGLFTRSNNKRTKKFSDYPLSPLQEQRLQKLHERLQMPFDETSTDHQEALRALWNAAFPNVFLKGLISEQWKEMGWQGSNPSTDFRGCGFISLENLLFFARTYPASFRRLLFKEDGMRATWEYPFAAAGINVTFMLIQMLDLSSAKPRCLPGINFVKLLEEDEAAFDVLYCIAFEMMDAQWLAMRASYMEFNEVLQATRTQLERELSLEDIHQMQDLPAYNLLYN, encoded by the exons ATGGTTGGACAACGATCTACGATAGGAGGGCTCTTTACCCGGTCAAACAATAAACGCACCAAGAAGTTTTCCGACTATCCTTTGAGTCCTCTTCAG GaacaaagacttcaaaagcttCATGAGCGATTACAGATGCCCTTTGATGAGACTAGCACTGATCATCAA GAAGCTCTTAGAGCATTGTGGAATGCTGCTTTCCCGAATGTTTTCCTAAAAGGCTTGATCTCTGAACAGTGGAAAGAGATGGGTTGGCAAGGTTCTAATCCTTCAACTGACTTTAG GGGTTGTGGGTTTATATCCCTTGAGAACTTGCTCTTTTTTGCCAGAACTTACCCG GCATCTTTTCGTAGGTTACTATTCAAGGAAGATGGGATGCGGGCAACTTGGGAATATCCATTTGCTGCTGCTGGCATCAATGTAACATTTATGTTGATTCAGATGTTGGATCTATCCTCAG CAAAGCCAAGATGCCTGCCCGGAATCAATTTTGTTAAATTATTAGAAG AAGACGAAGCAGCCTTCGATGTACTATACTGTATAGCTTTTGAAATGATGGACGCTCAGTGGCTTGCTATGCGTGCTTCTTATATGGAGTTTAAC GAGGTCTTGCAAGCAACGAGGACACAATTGGAGAGAGAGCTGTCTTTAGAAGATATTCATCAAATGCAAGATTTACCTGCATACAACCTCTTGTACAATTAG
- the LOC120007087 gene encoding ELMO domain-containing protein A-like isoform X5: MRLRKRRQRFSSCSSLHRVDEDEVYWRQEKDDEELEWTHKSTPVILQFVQCFRGLFTRSNNKRTKKFSDYPLSPLQEQRLQKLHERLQMPFDETSTDHQEALRALWNAAFPNVFLKGLISEQWKEMGWQGSNPSTDFRGCGFISLENLLFFARTYPASFRRLLFKEDGMRATWEYPFAAAGINVTFMLIQMLDLSSAKPRCLPGINFVKLLEEDEAAFDVLYCIAFEMMDAQWLAMRASYMEFNEVLQATRTQLERELSLEDIHQMQDLPAYNLLYN, encoded by the exons ATGAGATTGAGGAAACGGAGACAACGCTTCTCTTCTTGCTCTTCCCTTCACAGG GTTGATGAGGATGAAGTTTATTGGAGACAAGAGAAGGACGATGAGGAGTTGGAGTGGACACATAAATCAACTCCTGTGATATTGCAGTTCGTTCAATGTTTTA GAGGGCTCTTTACCCGGTCAAACAATAAACGCACCAAGAAGTTTTCCGACTATCCTTTGAGTCCTCTTCAG GaacaaagacttcaaaagcttCATGAGCGATTACAGATGCCCTTTGATGAGACTAGCACTGATCATCAA GAAGCTCTTAGAGCATTGTGGAATGCTGCTTTCCCGAATGTTTTCCTAAAAGGCTTGATCTCTGAACAGTGGAAAGAGATGGGTTGGCAAGGTTCTAATCCTTCAACTGACTTTAG GGGTTGTGGGTTTATATCCCTTGAGAACTTGCTCTTTTTTGCCAGAACTTACCCG GCATCTTTTCGTAGGTTACTATTCAAGGAAGATGGGATGCGGGCAACTTGGGAATATCCATTTGCTGCTGCTGGCATCAATGTAACATTTATGTTGATTCAGATGTTGGATCTATCCTCAG CAAAGCCAAGATGCCTGCCCGGAATCAATTTTGTTAAATTATTAGAAG AAGACGAAGCAGCCTTCGATGTACTATACTGTATAGCTTTTGAAATGATGGACGCTCAGTGGCTTGCTATGCGTGCTTCTTATATGGAGTTTAAC GAGGTCTTGCAAGCAACGAGGACACAATTGGAGAGAGAGCTGTCTTTAGAAGATATTCATCAAATGCAAGATTTACCTGCATACAACCTCTTGTACAATTAG
- the LOC120007171 gene encoding NDR1/HIN1-like protein 13, with protein MDPSKYHMLNNNQYSLRPPPHRRNVPRYHSHQSSGGNCCLRCICCFCCTFIVLIIVLAGLGFLLYAILQPQQPAYSVSNFGVQAFDLQPDFSVYTEFAVAVKAENPNEHIGFIYGKDSSVAVSYQGSKLCSGKIPNIRQPGRNTSMLNIVLKGKSEFGNGLQEALMDNRKSGKIPLLVQVKAPVTVVLGEFPLREVVALVNNSLVVDNLSPHKKVKILSSQITYGFEL; from the coding sequence ATGGACCCATCAAAATATCACATGCTCAACAATAACCAGTACAGCCTCCGACCCCCTCCTCACCGGCGTAATGTTCCTAGGTACCATTCCCATCAATCTTCTGGTGGGAATTGTTGCCTGAGATGTATATGCTGTTTCTGTTGCACCTTTATCGTCTTGATAATTGTTCTTGCTGGCCTAGGTTTTCTTCTCTACGCGATTTTGCAGCCCCAGCAGCCTGCCTACAGCGTCAGTAATTTCGGGGTACAGGCATTTGATTTGCAGCCTGATTTTAGCGTCTATACAGAGTTCGCGGTGGCTGTCAAAGCTGAAAACCCTAATGAACATATAGGATTTATTTATGGCAAAGACAGCTCGGTGGCTGTATCGTATCAAGGTTCAAAACTCTGTTCTGGCAAGATTCCGAATATTCGTCAACCCGGAAGGAACACGAGTATGTTGAACATTGTTTTGAAAGGAAAGAGTGAATTCGGAAATGGCCTTCAAGAAGCTCTCATGGATAACCGAAAATCGGGAAAGATCCCTTTGCTTGTGCAGGTTAAAGCACCTGTTACTGTCGTCCTTGGGGAGTTTCCGCTGAGGGAAGTAGTGGCTCTTGTGAATAACTCTTTGGTCGTCGATAACTTGTCACCACACAAGAAAGTAAAGATTTTGTCGAGCCAAATAACCTACGGGTTTGAACTTTGA